The Microbacterium sp. LWO12-1.2 genome includes a window with the following:
- the trxB gene encoding thioredoxin-disulfide reductase, translating into MRQVIIIGSGPAGFTAAIYAARANLKPLLIASSVEVGGELMNTTEVENYPGFPEGIQGPELMAKFQEQAEKFGTEVVYDDVTELQLDGPVKKVILGSGAEHETQSLIYATGSAYRKLGIEGEERLSGYGVSWCATCDGFFFREKTIAVVGGGDSAMEEATFLTRFAEKVYVIHRKDSLRASKIMQERAFANEKIEFVWNSEVAEVLGGDSVTGVQLRSTVDGTLSDLPLDGVFIAIGNDPRTHLVHDKLKLTAEGTIWVDGRSSVTSVPGVFAAGDVIDPTYRQAITAAGSGTVAALDAEHFLADFDDASVEFPAAEAAEILTA; encoded by the coding sequence ATGCGTCAGGTCATCATCATCGGCTCCGGCCCCGCCGGATTCACGGCTGCCATCTACGCGGCCCGAGCGAACCTCAAGCCTCTGCTCATCGCGAGCTCGGTCGAGGTCGGCGGCGAGCTGATGAACACCACCGAGGTGGAGAACTACCCGGGCTTCCCCGAGGGCATCCAGGGACCGGAGCTCATGGCCAAGTTCCAGGAGCAGGCGGAGAAGTTCGGTACCGAGGTCGTCTACGACGACGTCACCGAGTTGCAGCTCGACGGCCCCGTCAAGAAGGTCATCCTCGGAAGCGGCGCGGAGCACGAGACCCAGTCGCTGATCTACGCGACCGGTTCGGCCTACCGCAAGCTCGGCATCGAGGGCGAAGAGCGCCTGTCGGGCTACGGCGTCTCGTGGTGCGCCACGTGCGACGGCTTCTTCTTCCGCGAGAAGACGATCGCGGTCGTCGGCGGCGGTGACTCCGCGATGGAGGAGGCGACCTTCCTCACGCGCTTCGCGGAGAAGGTCTACGTCATCCACCGCAAGGACTCCCTGCGCGCCTCGAAGATCATGCAGGAGCGCGCGTTCGCGAACGAGAAGATCGAGTTCGTGTGGAACAGCGAGGTCGCAGAGGTTCTCGGTGGAGACTCCGTCACCGGCGTCCAGCTGCGTTCCACTGTCGACGGCACCCTGAGCGACCTGCCGCTGGACGGCGTCTTCATCGCGATCGGCAATGACCCGCGTACGCACCTCGTGCACGACAAGCTGAAGCTCACGGCTGAGGGCACCATCTGGGTCGACGGCCGCTCGTCTGTGACCTCCGTGCCCGGCGTCTTCGCCGCGGGTGACGTGATCGACCCCACCTACCGTCAGGCCATCACGGCTGCCGGCTCCGGGACGGTCGCGGCCCTCGACGCGGAGCACTTCCTGGCGGATTTTGACGACGCCTCCGTCGAGTTCCCGGCTGCGGAGGCCGCCGAGATCCTCACTGCGTGA
- the trxA gene encoding thioredoxin has translation MSAKATSQATWEQDVLQADGPVLVDFWAEWCGPCRMVAPVLDEIQADNPDKITILKLNVDENPELAMKYQITSIPAMKVFSGGEVKTTIIGAKPKFALEKDLAAFIG, from the coding sequence ATGAGTGCAAAGGCTACGAGCCAGGCGACCTGGGAGCAGGACGTTCTGCAGGCCGACGGTCCCGTGCTGGTGGACTTCTGGGCGGAATGGTGCGGCCCGTGTCGCATGGTCGCCCCGGTGCTGGACGAGATCCAGGCCGATAACCCCGACAAGATCACCATCCTCAAGCTCAACGTGGATGAGAATCCTGAGCTGGCGATGAAGTACCAGATCACGTCGATCCCGGCGATGAAGGTGTTCAGCGGTGGTGAGGTCAAGACGACCATCATCGGCGCGAAGCCGAAGTTCGCTCTCGAGAAGGACCTCGCCGCTTTCATCGGCTGA
- a CDS encoding GrpB family protein, whose translation MPRQLVSYDPSWPAQFEQIAAEMRAHGNPAWIVEHIGSTAVPGMRAKPIIDLAVRVDDAEDLARHRDALERLGWRLGSGVRTHTVMVFERDGIRTRIAHFFTAAEWDDVNQRILRDWLLAHPDDADRYTHAKCDAVAAAAQGRSSYNAAKTPVIQELVDRAREARGLPSVPVSDKEWTPTLPGGQDNSL comes from the coding sequence ATGCCGCGGCAGCTCGTCTCGTACGACCCGTCCTGGCCCGCTCAGTTCGAGCAGATCGCCGCTGAGATGCGTGCGCACGGCAACCCGGCGTGGATCGTCGAGCACATCGGATCGACGGCGGTGCCGGGGATGCGGGCGAAACCCATCATCGACCTCGCCGTGCGGGTGGACGATGCCGAGGATCTCGCCCGGCATCGGGATGCGCTTGAGCGCCTCGGATGGCGACTCGGCAGCGGCGTGCGCACCCACACGGTCATGGTGTTCGAACGCGACGGCATCCGTACCCGCATCGCCCACTTCTTCACGGCTGCGGAGTGGGACGACGTGAACCAGCGCATCCTGCGGGACTGGCTGCTCGCGCATCCGGACGACGCCGATCGCTACACGCACGCCAAGTGCGATGCCGTGGCGGCTGCGGCGCAGGGGCGCTCGTCGTACAACGCTGCGAAGACGCCGGTCATCCAGGAACTGGTCGATCGTGCACGGGAGGCGAGGGGATTGCCATCCGTGCCGGTGTCGGACAAGGAATGGACGCCGACACTTCCCGGAGGACAGGACAATTCCCTGTGA
- a CDS encoding tryptophan synthase subunit alpha: MTESVPRRASLEVLRAEAADELAVLIQERLLGGEDPWEFMEELPSVDELVVYLLRADNITANDGVRPNAARHYRVLRQIALEYPELTPAVWGLLDEKQRHRRWDPSVADAS, encoded by the coding sequence ATGACCGAGTCCGTCCCCCGTCGCGCCAGCCTGGAAGTGCTGCGTGCAGAGGCAGCCGACGAACTCGCCGTGCTGATCCAGGAGCGCCTCCTCGGCGGTGAGGACCCCTGGGAGTTCATGGAGGAGCTGCCGAGCGTCGACGAGCTCGTGGTGTATCTGCTCCGCGCCGACAACATCACCGCGAACGACGGCGTGCGCCCCAATGCCGCTCGGCACTACCGTGTGCTGCGTCAGATCGCCCTGGAGTATCCGGAGCTCACTCCGGCCGTCTGGGGGCTCCTGGACGAGAAGCAGCGCCACCGGCGCTGGGACCCCTCGGTCGCCGACGCCTCCTGA
- a CDS encoding sugar porter family MFS transporter — protein sequence MSATPSGSALRGRVIAISIAAALGGFLFGFDTAVINGAVDALAGAGSGFDLGVGLKGFAVSSALIGCAVGAWFAGPLANRYGRIPIMVAAAILFLLSSIGSGLAFSVVDLIIWRVVGGLGVGAASVIAPAYIAEVSPAHMRGRLGSLQQLAIVTGIFVALLSDAMLADVAGGAAEPLWGLYAWRWMFIAEAIPAIVYGIMALRLPESPRYLVAKGELKKASEVLTAVTGTVDVDAKIKEITGTINTERSESLRDLRGNRFGLKPIVWVGILLSVFQQFVGINVIFYYSTTLWQSVGFGEAQALTITVITSVTNIVVTIVAILLVDRVGRRIMLLVGSVGMTISLGLMALAFSFGTLDSAGAVTLPDPWSTVALICANAFVVFFGATWGPLVWVLLGEMFPNSIRAGALAVAAAAQWAANFFISTTFPAFAQIGLPFAYGFYAFFALLSFFFVYFQVAETKGKELEEMSEDVKVERRPRRPRA from the coding sequence ATGTCAGCGACACCATCGGGTTCAGCTCTGAGGGGTCGCGTGATCGCGATCAGCATCGCGGCGGCATTGGGCGGATTCCTGTTCGGTTTCGACACCGCGGTGATCAACGGCGCGGTGGATGCTCTCGCGGGCGCAGGCTCGGGCTTCGACCTCGGAGTCGGGCTCAAGGGCTTCGCCGTCTCCTCCGCGCTGATCGGCTGTGCGGTGGGCGCCTGGTTCGCCGGTCCGCTCGCCAACCGCTACGGGCGCATCCCCATCATGGTGGCGGCAGCGATCCTGTTCCTCCTCTCCTCGATCGGATCCGGCCTCGCGTTCAGCGTCGTCGACCTCATCATCTGGCGCGTCGTCGGCGGACTCGGCGTGGGAGCGGCATCCGTCATCGCCCCGGCCTACATCGCCGAGGTCTCGCCGGCGCACATGCGCGGTCGTCTGGGATCTCTCCAACAGCTCGCCATCGTCACAGGTATCTTCGTCGCGCTGCTGTCCGACGCGATGCTCGCCGACGTCGCCGGGGGAGCTGCAGAGCCGCTCTGGGGCCTCTACGCCTGGCGATGGATGTTCATCGCCGAGGCGATCCCCGCCATCGTCTACGGAATCATGGCACTGCGTCTGCCGGAGTCTCCGCGCTACCTGGTCGCCAAGGGCGAGCTGAAGAAGGCCTCAGAGGTCCTGACAGCCGTCACCGGGACCGTCGACGTCGACGCGAAGATCAAGGAGATCACCGGAACGATCAACACTGAGCGCTCCGAGTCGCTGCGTGATCTGCGTGGAAACCGCTTCGGTCTGAAGCCGATCGTCTGGGTCGGCATCCTGCTCTCCGTCTTCCAGCAGTTCGTCGGCATCAACGTCATCTTCTACTACTCGACCACGCTGTGGCAGTCCGTCGGCTTCGGCGAAGCGCAGGCCCTCACGATCACGGTGATCACCTCCGTCACCAACATCGTCGTGACGATCGTGGCCATCCTGCTGGTCGACAGGGTGGGCCGGCGCATCATGCTGCTCGTGGGCTCTGTGGGCATGACGATATCGCTCGGCTTGATGGCTCTCGCCTTCTCGTTCGGCACTCTGGATTCCGCCGGCGCGGTGACGCTTCCCGACCCGTGGTCCACGGTGGCGCTGATCTGCGCCAACGCGTTCGTGGTGTTCTTCGGTGCGACCTGGGGCCCGCTCGTGTGGGTGCTCCTGGGCGAGATGTTCCCGAACTCGATCCGTGCCGGTGCTCTGGCGGTCGCCGCGGCAGCGCAGTGGGCGGCGAACTTCTTCATCTCGACGACCTTCCCGGCGTTCGCGCAGATCGGGCTTCCGTTCGCCTACGGGTTCTACGCGTTCTTCGCACTGCTGTCGTTCTTCTTCGTCTACTTCCAGGTGGCGGAGACCAAGGGCAAAGAACTCGAGGAGATGAGCGAAGACGTGAAGGTCGAGCGCCGACCTCGCCGCCCTCGCGCGTAG
- a CDS encoding ParB/RepB/Spo0J family partition protein: MAKRTGLGRGIGALIPTADQSERPVDVFFPGASLRAAPESTAPVVEAELEAVPGIHLVQVDPQKIVPNPRQPRTHFNVEDLAELVHSVREFGVLQPVVVRKNSDGDYELIMGERRTRAAREAGLETIPAIVRETADEDLLRDALLENLHRSELNPLEEASAYQQLLEDFGITQEELATRIGRSRPQISNTIRLLKLPVPVQQRVAAGVLTAGHARAILSLDNAEAMQRLADKVVNEDLSVRATEEVAKHQPAVAGSTPKPTPGARRAYLDEVAGKLGDRLNTRVKIALGARKGQVTIDFASIQDLNRILEELGEEGYGKS, encoded by the coding sequence ATGGCGAAGCGCACTGGATTGGGCCGCGGTATCGGCGCTCTCATCCCCACCGCCGATCAGTCCGAGCGTCCCGTGGACGTGTTCTTCCCGGGGGCCAGCCTGCGTGCGGCGCCGGAGAGCACGGCGCCGGTGGTCGAAGCGGAGTTGGAGGCGGTTCCCGGCATCCATCTCGTGCAGGTCGACCCGCAGAAGATCGTGCCGAACCCGCGGCAGCCGCGCACGCACTTCAACGTCGAGGACCTCGCCGAGCTGGTGCACAGTGTGCGCGAGTTCGGTGTGCTGCAGCCCGTGGTGGTGCGCAAGAACTCCGACGGCGACTACGAGCTCATCATGGGGGAGCGGCGTACCCGCGCGGCACGTGAGGCCGGCCTGGAGACCATCCCCGCGATCGTGCGGGAGACCGCCGACGAGGATCTGCTGCGCGATGCGCTGCTCGAGAACCTGCACCGTTCCGAACTGAACCCTCTGGAAGAGGCATCGGCCTACCAGCAGCTTCTGGAGGACTTCGGCATCACGCAGGAGGAGCTCGCGACGCGGATCGGACGCTCTCGTCCGCAGATCAGCAACACGATCCGTCTTCTCAAGCTCCCCGTGCCCGTGCAGCAGCGCGTGGCCGCCGGTGTGCTGACCGCCGGACACGCACGGGCGATCCTGAGCCTCGACAACGCCGAGGCCATGCAGCGCCTCGCAGACAAGGTCGTGAACGAAGATCTCTCCGTCCGTGCGACGGAAGAAGTCGCCAAGCACCAGCCGGCGGTGGCCGGCTCGACCCCCAAGCCGACGCCGGGCGCGCGACGCGCCTACCTCGACGAAGTGGCCGGAAAGCTCGGCGATCGCCTGAACACCCGAGTCAAGATCGCGCTGGGCGCGCGTAAAGGCCAGGTCACAATCGATTTCGCTTCCATCCAGGATCTGAACCGGATTCTCGAAGAGCTCGGCGAAGAGGGTTACGGCAAGAGCTGA